From one Bos javanicus breed banteng chromosome 15, ARS-OSU_banteng_1.0, whole genome shotgun sequence genomic stretch:
- the LOC133261424 gene encoding olfactory receptor 4A47-like produces the protein MEPRNNVTYFILLGLTQNPKEQKILFVMFLFFYVLTVVGNLLIVVTVAVSKTLNSPMYFFLASLSFIDLVYSSSASPRLISDLFSGENTISFESCMTQLFTEHFFGGSEISLLLVMAYDRYVAICKPLHYLIVMRKRVCVVLLLVSCVGGFLHSIVQVGTVYGLPFCGPNIIDHFMCDMFPLLKLVCTDTFVIGILEVANGGLMCTLLFLLLLVSYGVILHSLKNLSQEGRRKALQTCGSHITVVVCFFVPCIFMYARPAKTFPIDKSLSVFYTVISPMLNPLIYSLRSSEIMNAIKKLWTKKVRSSSK, from the coding sequence ATGGAACCAAGGAACAATGTAACTTATTTCATCCTCTTGGGCCTCACACAGAATCCAAAGGAGCAGAAAATCCTTTTTGTTATGTTCTTGTTCTTCTACGTTTTGACTGTAGTGGGCAACCTGCTTATTGTTGTGACTGTAGCTGTCAGTAAGACACTGAACTCACCAATGTACTTTTTTCTTGCTAGTTTATCATTTATAGATCTAGTTTATTCCTCTTCTGCTTCCCCCAGATTGATTTCAGACTTGTTCTCTGGGGAAAATACCATATCTTTTGAATCCTGTATGACCCAGCTGTTTACAGAGCACTTTTTTGGTGGATCTGAGATATCCCTTCTGCtggtgatggcctatgaccgctatgtggccatctgtaagcccTTGCATTATCTGATTGTTATGAGGAAAAGGGTGTGTGTTGTGCTGCTGCTGGTGTCCTGTGTTGGAGGTTTTCTGCACTCAATTGTTCAAGTTGGCACTGTTTATGGGCTCCCATTCTGTGGTCCCAATATCATTGATCACTTTATGTGTGACATGTTCCCCTTATTGAAACTTGTCTGTACTGACACCTTTGTCATTGGCATTTTAGAGGTGGCCAATGGAGGACTGATGTGCACTCTTCTGTTTCTGCTCTTGCTCGTCTCCTATGGAGTCATCCTGCACTCTCTGAagaacctgagtcaggaagggagGCGGAAAGCCCTCCAGACCTGTGGTTCTCACATCACTGTGGTTGTCTGCTTCTTTGTTCCCTGCATTTTCATGTATGCAAGACCTGCTAAGACCTTCCCCATTGACAAATCATTGAGCGTGTTTTATACAGTCATAAGCCCCATGCTGAACCCATTGATTTATAGTCTAAGAAGTTCTGAGATCATGAATGCTATAAAGAAGCTCTGGACCAAAAAAGTGAGGTCAAGTAGCAAATAA